From the Helianthus annuus cultivar XRQ/B chromosome 17, HanXRQr2.0-SUNRISE, whole genome shotgun sequence genome, the window tagcaaaaatgttccaaggtatctcgggttgttttctccgccatcttcaaatactcgtcgttgatgtcgtacgTGTTTCCGTATGCTAATACGCGTAAGGCGGATGTGACCTTTTGAATTGAGGTGAAGCCTAGATATCCTCGTGCGTCCATTCTTTGCTTAAAGAAATCGTACGTATTTTCCAAGTCATTGTTAATGCGCAAAAATAACCTTTGGCTCATCCGAAAACGTCGTCTAAAAACATTCGGTCCGTGAACCGGTGCCGCgtcaaaatagtctttcatcaaacgctcgtTCGCGGCTTCACGATCTCGCAAGATATAGGTGCGTCGCAAGATGGGTCGTGGAGGGGGTGGTGGCCGAATGTGCTCAAATGTTTGTAGCACAAAagtacatgcactcgtaaccgcttctTCCTCGGCCGCGTCTTCGTCGGGCGAAAAATATCTTCGGTAAATTTCGGTGAAAGACTCTTCCGACGGGGAACCCATTTTTTATAAAGTGAGACTagcttttttaaaaatatatggaGAATGAGTATGGAGAATGAGTATGAGGTTTGAGTTGTAAAAAAAGTGGAAGAATATGAGGTTTTATagtgtgaaaaataaaaaaaaattgattttttttttaatttatgacCGTTATCAAACGGTCAAAAACATAAAAAGCCATCTCCTCGCGCCGCGAAATAAAACACgccctttcttttttttttctcatagCGCCCCAGGGGGCGGTGTTGTGGGCGCCGTATCGGTGCTATGCCATCTCTTCGCGCCCCATTACATATGTCCTAATACATACGAAATTAACATAAATATGTAGATTTATGTTTAGTAATGATTCACGTTAGTTTTTGGCGAAACCTGCGAACACACGTAGCTAAATTACTTGTGTTTGGATTAACCTGTTTTTTAATGTGTTTTTATGTCATAGCTAAAAAATATTTATTTCTTATCAATGGGTATTTGGTCTAATGATATTCAGGTGTATAAAATGGTGTTCTTTCCCAAAAGGTGGAAGGTTTGATTCCTACTATGGACAAATGTACAATTAGAAGTAGCTtatattattgttaaaaatatttatttattgaaaaattttaaaagttAAAAGATTCTTTGATTccaaatattatttatttaaacatAACTGTTTTATGTAGATTTTTGTCGTAAACTTTTAATTTCAGAATATTAATAGTTAAAAGAAGAAATGGTTAGACGTGTATCTGTCAACCCATGAATATTTGTGTCATGTATGGGTACACATGTTTGATACTGGTAAAACCCTTAAACACAGTGTTTTCAGACCCGGATCGGTCGGTCGGACCGGGAACAGGAAATTGGGCCGGTCCGGGTCAAGGTGTCGGTCCAGAATAACATCAAACTGGAGGTCGAACCGGTTTTTCAAGGGGTTGAAccgtttttaatatatatttttcaaatttatgcctattaatttttataatatttacgaCACCTCTCGGTTCTTACATTTGGTCCGACCGATCCGACCCGTGAACCGGTAAGAAGACCGGTTCGACGTCCGGTCCAGTTCTGAAAACATTGCTTAAACAATTAGTTGGTTAAGTATGATATAGATACAGATTTGAAGGTTTAATCAAAGTtaaatgttgtttttttttagtttttacatAGCAATACCATACTTATATTAAACATAAAAAACACTCGTTATAgtggttttatttaaaaataataataacgtgTAAAGAAGTTATGAACATATAAAAAAGTAAGCTGGAGAAATATGCATATGACTTGCATGTCGTGTTAGAAACTAAACAATGAATGCAATTCTCTTTATACCCTTCCAGCTAGGAATGAGCATATTGTACCGAGTATTGGTACCGTACAAAATTGATAACGATAAAACAACTTTGATACCGGTAAAAGTCTTTGATTTTACTCaattcggtatcggtaccgaTCAATTCGGTATTCCTACTTTAAGTACCGATTTTGTATATGAAATgtgattagtttttttttttggatattgTGATGATGATATATTAGTATTCTAATTATTTGTAATCAATTTAATAATATTGGGCATTCGAAATTAATATATGTGTCGAAATAGATTTTGGCAACTATAAATGAATATCAAATTGTAGTTGGAATTAAAATGAACACATCGAAGTTTACTTGATCTCTCAGTAAACAAGTAAATAAATATTCAGGTTTATATCAATATTCTAATTTCAAATGTGCTTTTCATATTTATAGTATTCAAACAAATCCCTaggtaaaacaaaagaaaacgtCGAAGTGGTATCGAAGCTTTAAGTAATAAAAAACCGGTACCCTACGTTTACTGAACCAAATATTTCGGTACGATAATTGGTTGGTGTTCTCGAATATTTTTGGGACTACTACCGGTTCGGTACTACTACTGATGCGGTACCAATCTCATTTGTACCACCAACCTTTAAATTTCATAAAAGACAACTTTGCATCTTTAACTCCTATAAATTAATGTAAAAAGACAATCTAGTCCTTTTCAAATGTATTGGTTGGTTAAATACTTTGGCCCAATAGAAGACAAAGCCATTAGGGTTTTATGATGCATCCTCTTTAAATAAGAGGGCCACTCATCCACTTAAAGACACTCCATATACATGAGTTCAATCTCACGACATCTCATCTTTTTATCCTCTAAAGAACCAACCTGTCCACCTGTCCTCACTGACGCTTGTTGCAACTTCGTTTGATATTAGTACCCGACCTAAATTTTGATGTAGCAATTGGAGCCAACGGTTGGGCACGAAGAAAACATGTTTTGTGTTCTCTTTTACAACATGCTTCGTGTTCTCTTTTACAAGGTGTAGAAGAGAACACGAAGCATGTTTCTTCGTGCCCGTGATTTCTCCAATTGCTACATCAAAATTTAGGTCCGGTACTAATATCAAACGAAGTTGCAACAAGCGTCAGTGAGCTAGTCATGAGCTTATATATGAGCTGCATGCAAAGAACGCATGTGAAGGTAAGCTGGTGGTGGAGCTTTGGAAACACCCTCTTACGCTCAGCTTCACTGATTAATCCAAGATAACTATATATGTAACGAAATAGACGATAGATAATCATATAGATATATAAGTTTTGACTTTTGAGAAGTAAATAGTACGTAAGAAGCTTGTTTATACATCAAAGTTTGGGTCGACTACTAATATCGTGTACTTCTTTTTTCTTGCAACAACTTCATCAGATTTATCACTTCTCAAATAAGGTATGTCAATCTCTTGTATAATGGTTTCACTACTATTTTTCACGTTtcgtttagtttttttttatgtgTAGAATTTGCGAGTCGAGGGATGTTTATGATGAATTAGGTTGATTATGGTATTGTCTTCATTTTCGGATTGTTGATACTTATGTAGCTGCCGTGGGTTAATAAAAAACAAGTGTTTAATGCTTAAATACCTAAGATAGTATTGGTAAGTAAGGTCGTATCTAGAAGAAATTTGTGGCCAGCGTTTAGAAAATTAACTATATAATTAACTACCGAACTAAACATGGGGGTTTGTGTGATTGATTAAAAGAACGAGAAAATTGATTAAGAAGTTGTTGTCAGATAAAAGAGAAGTAACCCCCACCTGAAATCCCGATTGCAAGTTTAGAAGGAGGTTCTTGGTGGAGTAGGTGTGGACCATGTGGTCAATTAGTGTACTTGCTTGAATGCATTTGATTGAAAGGGAGATGTCGAAGTGGTGTACTCGGGTGTTTAGACCTTTTGCACTTTGATTAttggtttctttttcttttgtgttttcaTTGATTGTTATCACTAATATATAGTTAATGAAGTTGATTAAAATATACTTAGAAATTTCCTAGTGTGATACGCCTGTAAACATGTCTGTATTCGATTTGGTACGGTACCGGTTGTCAGTGTAGTTAGTTTACGATACCAAAAAAGTACCGACATTGAATGCCATAAATGAATGCCGGAACCAGTGTTGTTTAGTCGGTGTCGACTTAAACGGTACCAATACTTTATGATACTAAAAAGACTTTATTTTGAATGCATCCGTGTTTTCAATAAAAGTTATAGCGGAATCCGGAAAGTTGACAAATAAATTAAACATAATCTTGTATGTTGATTTTTTCTGTATCAAATGTAAATAAACTCAAGTTATTAAAGAAAAAACAAGTtgctactttaacctttttgttACATGCTAAGAATGTAATTGAGATGAACACTACTCGTCTCGGTTACATTTCAATAGCAATACAATTTacatattttatatttaaataGCTACTTAATAAATACGGGTATTAAGTATTAACGGTCTTGCAAATTTGTATATGGTTGATCTATATCCGGGAGTATTTGTGTTTCACGCCATACTTTCGGTGGGGAATAGGGACAACACTTTCCCTTCGTACTCTAATCTAGAAGCTCTTACATGCGTAGGGACTAAAAAGAGGTGACAAATTTATCCCTgttaatttttataatatttataacACCTCCCGGTTCTTACATCTAGTCCGACCGATCCGACCGGTCGGACCCGTGAACCGGTAAGAAAACCGGTTCGACGTCCGGTCCGATGCTGAAAACATTGCTTAAACAATTAGTTGGTTAAATATGATATAGATACAGATTTGAAGGTTTAATCAAAGTTAAAtgttgttttttttagtttttacagAGCAATACCATACTTATATTAAACATAAAAAACACTCGttggttttatttaaaaataataataacgtaTAAAGAAGTTATGAACATATAAAAAAGCAAGCTGGAGAAATATGCATACGACTTGCATGTGGTATTAGAAACTAAACAATGAACGCAATTCTCATTATACCCTTCCATCTAGGAATGAGCATATTGTACCGAGTACTGGCACCGTACAAAATTGATAACGACAAAACAACTTTGGTACCGGTAAAAGTCTTTGATTTTACTCaattcggtatcggtaccgaTCAATTCAGTATTCCTGCTTTAAGTACCGATTTTGTATATGAAATGTGATTAGTTTTTTTTAGTATTGTGATGATGATATATCAGTATTCCAATTATTTGTAATCAAATTAATAATATTGGGCATTCGAAATTAATATATGTGTCAAAATAGATTTTGGCAACTATAAATGAATAGcaaattgtaattgtaattggAATTAAAATGTGATACGTGGTTGGAAACCCGTGCGTTATTCGTTTTAAGTATTGTCACGTTAATTTATGAATAAATCTAGCAAAACATAAAATTTTGGATTGATTGTCTAACTAACCAATTTCTTTGTCTTTACGTAGGGGCTAAACATGTCCAAAGAACCACCACTTAACCACTTTGAACCACCACCAAGTGGCTTTACTGaagcatttgtcaatttgtgtcGGACCGTCATTCATCAGGGAGTAGCTGAAATCATCCAATCTTTGGAACAAGATCCAGGTTTCTTCGACCTAACAAAAGAGAGTTACATTTTAAAATGCACACTCATAAGAAAATCCTTGAAGGATCTTCGAGATTGCCTCCTCCTTTTGGAGAAAACCCAGACAGATTACGTTGAGAAACAAGAAGCTTTATTCAaagcatttgtcaatttgtgtcGGACCGTCATTCATCAGGGAGTAGCTGAAATCATCCAATCTTTGGAACAAGATCCAGGTTACTTCGACCTAACAAAAGAGAGTTACATTTTAAAATGCACACTCATAAGAAAATCCTTGAAGGATCTTCGAGATTGCCTCCTCCTCTTGGAGAAAACCCAGACAGATTACGTTGAGAAACAAGAAGCTTTATTCAAAGAGTTGTGCGGTTTAGGACCCAGGGATACTGGATTCGATCTAGTTAAACAATATCAACTTCCGATTCTTGATGCTGCTATTGGTAAGATTCTAATCAAAGTTCATTTGTATATATTAGCTAGGGATGTGCACGGTTCGTTTCGGTTGATGGCAATAACCGAACACTTTGGTTATCAAAAAACCTATAACgaatcggttttggttaattcggTTCAAATCTATTAATTTACCGCTAAACATAAATATCTATTTTTTGAACTTTGGTAAACCTTTTGACTCAAAATGAATATTATAAACTATCACCTGATCatattttatatttgtttaacGAAAATGAAAAATAAGAGAATAAAATGCAATTCAAAGCTACTGTCATTTGAAACAAAATAATGTAAGTGAATCGGTTAATGTGCGCTTCGGTTTAACCGATGTTTGGGTCGGATTGTTTGCTCACTCTTAACTCATATCTAACACACTCCTTTTTGTACAACAGAGATTGTGGAGCGAATCAGGGAATGCCGCGGGTGGAGGAGAGATATGGTACCTTATGATCAATTGGATGGAGAAACATATGACGGCTACCTAACACGTTTGAAATCCGACATCGAGTTTATTGACGAAAGGAATCATATGCAAGTCGAACACATGAAAAGACAACATGCACGATCTAGATCGTATCGAGTGGACCTTTTAGAAAAACAGTAAGAAGACATCACCCAAAAAATTCAAGTTGAGGTTCAACGAGGGCTGGAGCAAAAGGAAGTTATGTTAGTGAGATTCAAGTTCAAAAAGAAGAGATAGATCTATTGCTAAACATAATTCATCTCGAGCCACTTTCAGAAATTACAAAAAGTTGGAGAGTTTGAAAATTTCTAAGAACAAATTCAAAACGTCAATAGTCTCTTTGGGATTACTGAAGATGCAGCTAGATCATACAATCGGAGACCCGGGTAGTGTTCAAAGACGGACAAGCACAGATTTGGACAACCAAATTGCGTCTTACACTGAGGGGTTGAGTTCCGCAATTGAGATGTGCTCggaattgcaaaaaaaaaaaaaaaagcaatggAGCAAATGCAAGGTAAGTAGTACCTTGGATGCTAGCTTTTAATCTCTGTTTTGTAACTTTTACGCGTTTTAATCATTTAGACAATGCTATATATCTTTAGTGCTTTCGTGAGAACATATTTTGGATTGACATTTAATGGTGAAGTACAAACAGTGGATAACGCAAATAGtatttttattaaaagaaactTATAATAATGTTGGGCGTTAACTTGGTTTGGTAGCGTCACTTGCTATAATTAACCTTTCTTGTTATTTGTATCCCCCTTTAAGTTTCGTGTTTAATTGGTGTGGGTTGTGTCTGACAGGGTAGCAGTGTACCGCTGAGATTGGAAGCTAAGCAGTTTCAAAGACAAGATTGATTGAGACAAAAACCCTATCTCTAGTCTTTTCATGTTTTGAAGGTGTTTCACTTTTGTTGGATTTGTGTATTCTCTAAGTTATGGGCTTAACCCACTGATTAGGAGTCCGGTTCGTTGTTTTGAGTCCAATAGTCCGGAGGAACAGCTCAGTTTGGTTGAatgatttaatatatatatatatatatatatatatatatatatatatatatatatatatatatatatatatatatatatatatatatatatatatatcaagtgTGTGTGTCTCCTATTGTGTCTCGAGCTTGAGTTAGTATTGCACAACCGAACCcgtttttttcttttaaacaaaCCTGTTCCTTGCGGTCTCTGGTTTCCGTTACTTGAAACcgattttcttcttcttccttaaTTAATGAACATGTGCTTAATAAGTTTTTACAAGAACACGAGGTTTATAAGTGACCATAAAGGTTATTTTTACATAATGTGAACGCACTATGTTATGTTATTATCTGGTTACTTGAATATGTATGGTTGTTAGCTTTTGTTGCATGATATGTTATGGGTAATACTGTTGTTGCTAGGTATGTTAAGGCTACTAGTATATGTTGATGGGTACGGTCACTAGTCGTGTGCCAGGTTATATACTGGTTGTGTGTAGGTCTGTAAACGAGCCAAGTCTTATCGAGCATCAGCCGACCTTGAGCATAAAATAAAGCGCATTTATTTATGGAGCCTAGCATGTGAAGCTCGTCGAGCTTTATCATGCCttagtgtaatattagtttttattatatTTGATAACATTTACCCATTTTTTAAAGTAGTCTAGTAATTAAACGGGCCGATGCGagcttatttaaacatgtttacgAGCTGAGCCCGAATATAAAAAACAagtttgtttagtaaacgagcccaagCTCAAGTTTCACTTCTCGAGCTCGTGAGCCTAAACGAgtattatttatattaattttatttaatatattatttaatagataacaaacgagccgagctcgagcgaGAGAAACACCCTCATAAGCTAATCGAGCTCGAGTTCAGCAACATGCTTGCTTACTGCTTCAAGCTTTCAGATATCTAGCTTTAGTCATCGAGTACTCATCTTTATCAATATTCACCCTGGTATTTAACATAACGTAATCATGAAGAGCTTGAACAAACTCATCAAGAGTAAAAGGCGAAAGCCCAAGAATATATGCAAATGTCATATAAAATAGCTAGACTTGTTAATGTCATTTAAAATCATTAGGGAAACTGTTTGGATAATGTATGAAAATTCTAATAAAGCATCATCATCATATTGAAGGAACAACAAGGATGGATAATGATGATGCACCAAGTATTTAACAATGCACCCCAAGCTATTTGCCATAGTTCACTCAAGGGATCACTTGCATTGTAGTACACCGCATAATTATATAAAAAAGCACAAAATTATATAATTCATAGATAGTTAAGAAGTAAAAGAAAGAAGATAGATTGTCATAGATAAAAATCAGTTGATATGAAGagttacttttttttttgaaaggtgtgaattattcgcgaatgtcgggaggtctagcatacgttgtcttaaccgggtccgcgctagagagccccctcgcacaatagatccccaatttaaacccctaaatgagaaacccctatcaccaagactcgaacttgagaccttgaGGGGAAAACTCACCCGGGCCCACCATAAGTGGAACTTAAATACCCGTGGCCACCACTAGAACACTAGTGATGGTTACATGAAGAGTTACTAATTGAAAATATTGGTAGGATGCTTGCGTGGTGTGGCGGGAGCATTGCGATACTCGTTTtttgtagttttcttattcgtataatatttactGTAACATTATTGTCAAAGATATACATCAAAAGCAAAGTAATCAGGTAGTCCATTTCATTGTGTTGTGTATAGTTGGGTCGGTTCGATTATCATCCTCAACCGAAGCCGAAACCAAAGTCATCGGTTAgtatattttattaaccaatcgaTTTTCGGTTAATCATTTCGGTTTATTCAATTAGAGTGACGGTTTTTGGTTTGGTTcatttaatttcagttaatagcaaaaccaaacttgggctaaaacttttgcttagaaatatatgaaattggggtataaatacatgaaattaaagtataaatatatgaaatggagatataaaatatgaaatatatgaacCGGATGTATAAAAGCTAAAAGTATATGATAATATGAATAATTTGGTTCGCTTCAGCTAATTTTGGTTAAACGAGAGTATAAAATATTGATAACcggtttttggttaattcggtttagttgattcagtttttggttgatttcggttTTGTCTGTTTTCGCTTTGGTTTAGGTTAACGATTTAGTTATTGCTCACTGATAACCGATTTTAATTAATAACTGATAAGTGCCGCGCGCGATGTGGCGGGAAACACGTACATTGCCACGATGTGCAATGTTCGGTTGGttagtgttgggattgaaccctatcagaggaacagataattaaagccaaaactggatcagagcagtggattctgaataagcagatgctgatatacaaatctctcccgttgaaagtgattacaactactgatgacctcctatctactgatctt encodes:
- the LOC110922171 gene encoding uncharacterized protein LOC110922171, with translation MSKEPPLNHFEPPPSGFTEAFVNLCRTVIHQGVAEIIQSLEQDPGFFDLTKESYILKCTLIRKSLKDLRDCLLLLEKTQTDYVEKQEALFKAFVNLCRTVIHQGVAEIIQSLEQDPGYFDLTKESYILKCTLIRKSLKDLRDCLLLLEKTQTDYVEKQEALFKELCGLGPRDTGFDLVKQYQLPILDAAIEIVERIRECRGWRRDMVPYDQLDGETYDGYLTRLKSDIEFIDERNHMQVEHMKRQHARSRSYRVDLLEKQ